One Phoenix dactylifera cultivar Barhee BC4 unplaced genomic scaffold, palm_55x_up_171113_PBpolish2nd_filt_p 001460F, whole genome shotgun sequence genomic window carries:
- the LOC120108645 gene encoding LOB domain-containing protein 41-like, with the protein MRMSCNGCRVLRKGCNDSCTIRPCLQWIKSPEAQANATVFLAKFYGRAGLMNLINAGPDHLRPAIFRSLLYEACGRIVNPIYGSVGLLWSGNWSLCQAAVENVLRGEPIVQISSDSAAAVPPTKAHDIRHVAKKADAAAELHKVAQLRPRFKRSGHDIKPKAMPDFIAAEPGGGDPAVVWAGSTCAVEQPANGGRAGRTGACSRWSRWRGRT; encoded by the exons ATGAGGATGAGCTGCAACGGGTGCCGGGTACTCCGGAAGGGATGCAACGACAGCTGCACCATCCGACCCTGCCTCCAGTGGATCAAGAGCCCCGAGGCCCAGGCCAATGCCACCGTCTTCCTCGCCAAGTTCTACGGCCGCGCTGGCCTCATGAACCTCATCAACGCCGGCCCCGACCACCTCCGCCCTG CTATATTCCGCTCGCTGCTGTACGAAGCCTGCGGCCGGATCGTGAACCCGATCTACGGCTCGGTCGGGCTGCTCTGGTCCGGAAACTGGTCGCTCTGCCAGGCCGCCGTGGAGAACGTCCTCCGGGGCGAGCCTATCGTCCAGATCTCCTCTGACTCCGCCGCTGCCGTCCCGCCCACCAAGGCCCACGACATCCGCCACGTGGCGAAGAAAGCCGATGCCGCCGCGGAGCTCCACAAGGTCGCCCAGCTCCGCCCCCGCTTCAAGCGCTCCGGCCACGACATCAAGCCCAAGGCCATGCCCGACTTCATCGCCGCCGAGCCGGGCGGGGGCGACCCGGCCGTGGTCTGGGCCGGGAGCACCTGCGCGGTCGAGCAGCCGGCGAACGGGGGGAGAGCCGGGAGAACGGGAGCGTGTTCTCGGTGGAGTCGGTGGAGGGGTCGCACGTGA